Proteins from a genomic interval of Leptospira kanakyensis:
- a CDS encoding efflux RND transporter permease subunit — MQNIAKFITDKTLIVQFILVLLVLIGLSRLLSMHREAFPNVALDKIVIEAPLPGATPEEIERLVAIPIEKKLRAVAKIDKIRSYNLENVSVIMIFIVEGTKNTKKVLDDIKDAVDSVRLPDNAQKPKVREITTEKQEVISLALSLKENSGDSIADYRKLRDAAKGYEDRFFQIKEIAEIEKIGYRNREFLVEVNPKALNAKEVGLNTVLNALGSRNINIPSGRLKVNGTEYLLRTRGDFEEAKDMLSVPMLGNEFGFATVLKDVAKVVDGFEEEQTYEKINGENSIILRVWKTDQADIISTADSVKTLVSSIQGNFPEVETKIYDDKSNDVRRQLGDLILNFETGLVLVLLSLIFILGMRLSIMISVAIIFIFLISFIFLKQFGFTINTITIFGMVMVLGMMVDNSIVVAENTYRLMQEGMERREAILQTFKDVLVPLLVSFLVISAAFFPLLFMSGVIGKFILGIPAVVLITLASSLLFALVFLPNWLNKFLPKTFQGKIKKDESIEEKEGAFGYVISGYKRTMTFALKHRIFVLSIFTFIFFFTLFLAGRFLPFVMFPSGSEEDIEIKIWMPIGTTLQKNRDIIEKIEPVVTKMAGKDFIHLRSRIGIHENPITDPKPGLEVHRSHLTMKLVTAADRKEWEDARTLVKKIREYIQENKVSGNFPKDMIYDVNAKIKGPPVGKPVSLEIRGADFDVIQEIADLYIKELKKMDGVSDIRIDLELGKEEYRFFVKDEIAGRTDVSARDIARSIRTAFNGEVASTISKGEDKINILVRFPEAERHSVASLNLVKVENRNRRLIPLSQVAYFEKDRDYSMINRQDLQRVVRLEASVDTDKTTSLYVNRQLKNIVNVDKYVKDDYSVIFGGEQEDAGKSFRDLGTSMLLAVAVIFGIFIVFFNSVGTTTVIIGSIPFGIVGVLFALMTHGMPLSFMSTLAIVALSGSIVANTLILITFIEELRLQGMSIEDAIINGGAIRLRPIFLTTISTVIGLVPSAYGIPTLDPFVQPLSLAFGWGLFFATGVTLVFVPVLYRIKEDFKHIFSKISLARIRGEL; from the coding sequence ATGCAGAACATTGCTAAATTCATTACCGATAAAACACTTATCGTTCAGTTCATTTTAGTCCTTTTGGTTTTGATTGGACTTTCCCGTTTGCTTTCTATGCATAGGGAAGCTTTCCCAAATGTGGCCTTGGATAAAATTGTCATCGAGGCTCCACTTCCAGGTGCTACGCCAGAAGAAATAGAACGACTAGTCGCCATTCCCATCGAAAAGAAATTACGGGCAGTTGCAAAAATTGACAAAATCAGAAGTTATAACCTAGAAAATGTTAGCGTCATTATGATTTTCATCGTGGAAGGAACTAAAAATACCAAAAAGGTATTGGATGATATCAAAGATGCCGTCGACTCCGTCCGCCTTCCAGACAATGCACAAAAACCTAAGGTAAGGGAAATCACAACTGAAAAACAAGAAGTTATCAGTCTTGCTCTTTCTCTAAAGGAAAATTCGGGTGACTCCATTGCCGATTATCGCAAGTTACGCGATGCTGCTAAAGGATATGAAGATCGATTCTTTCAAATTAAAGAAATCGCTGAAATAGAAAAAATCGGATACCGAAATCGTGAGTTTCTTGTGGAAGTAAATCCCAAAGCCTTAAATGCAAAAGAAGTAGGGCTTAATACGGTTCTGAATGCACTTGGTTCCAGAAATATCAATATTCCTTCCGGAAGATTAAAAGTGAATGGAACCGAATATCTACTTCGTACACGAGGTGACTTTGAAGAAGCAAAAGATATGTTATCTGTTCCTATGCTTGGGAACGAATTTGGTTTTGCCACTGTTCTAAAAGATGTAGCCAAGGTTGTAGATGGATTTGAAGAAGAACAAACATACGAAAAGATAAACGGTGAAAATAGTATCATCCTTCGAGTTTGGAAAACCGATCAAGCAGATATCATTTCCACTGCTGACTCTGTAAAAACTTTAGTATCTTCGATTCAAGGAAATTTCCCAGAAGTAGAAACGAAAATATACGATGATAAAAGTAATGATGTTCGTCGCCAACTAGGTGATTTGATTTTGAACTTTGAAACTGGACTCGTTCTTGTTTTACTTTCTCTCATTTTTATTTTGGGTATGAGACTGAGTATTATGATTAGTGTTGCGATCATTTTTATCTTTCTCATTTCTTTTATCTTTTTAAAACAATTTGGGTTCACCATTAATACCATTACTATCTTTGGAATGGTGATGGTTCTTGGGATGATGGTGGACAATTCCATTGTTGTGGCCGAAAACACTTATCGTTTGATGCAAGAAGGGATGGAGAGGAGAGAGGCAATCTTACAAACTTTTAAAGATGTACTCGTTCCGCTCTTAGTATCGTTTCTCGTAATTTCTGCGGCATTTTTCCCACTTTTATTTATGAGTGGAGTGATTGGAAAATTTATTTTAGGAATTCCTGCGGTAGTTCTTATCACACTTGCAAGTTCCTTACTTTTTGCTCTTGTGTTTTTACCAAACTGGTTAAATAAATTTTTACCCAAAACATTCCAAGGTAAAATCAAAAAAGATGAATCTATCGAAGAGAAGGAAGGGGCGTTTGGGTATGTAATTTCTGGATACAAACGAACCATGACTTTTGCTTTAAAACATAGGATCTTCGTTCTTTCCATTTTTACATTTATCTTTTTCTTCACCTTATTCCTTGCTGGAAGGTTTTTACCTTTTGTGATGTTTCCTTCAGGAAGTGAAGAAGATATCGAAATTAAAATTTGGATGCCGATTGGTACAACTCTCCAAAAGAACCGAGATATCATTGAGAAAATCGAACCTGTTGTTACAAAGATGGCAGGAAAAGATTTTATCCATTTACGAAGTCGCATAGGGATTCATGAAAATCCCATCACAGATCCGAAACCTGGTTTGGAAGTTCATAGATCACACCTAACAATGAAATTGGTGACTGCAGCCGATAGAAAAGAATGGGAAGATGCAAGAACTCTTGTGAAAAAAATCAGAGAATACATTCAGGAAAATAAAGTTTCAGGTAATTTTCCGAAAGATATGATTTATGATGTAAACGCGAAAATCAAAGGGCCACCAGTAGGAAAACCAGTGAGTTTAGAAATTCGTGGTGCTGACTTTGATGTCATCCAAGAGATCGCTGATTTATATATCAAAGAACTAAAAAAGATGGATGGTGTGTCTGACATACGTATCGATTTGGAACTAGGGAAGGAAGAATACCGATTTTTTGTCAAAGACGAAATTGCGGGAAGAACCGATGTGAGTGCAAGAGACATTGCACGTTCCATTCGCACTGCATTTAACGGTGAGGTGGCATCTACAATTAGTAAAGGCGAAGATAAAATCAATATCCTGGTTCGATTTCCTGAAGCCGAGAGACACTCTGTTGCCAGTTTGAATTTGGTGAAAGTGGAAAATCGAAATCGAAGGCTCATCCCTTTAAGTCAGGTTGCTTATTTTGAAAAAGATAGAGATTATTCGATGATCAACCGTCAAGACTTACAACGAGTGGTGCGACTTGAGGCTTCCGTAGATACTGATAAAACTACCTCTTTATACGTGAACCGACAGTTGAAAAACATAGTGAACGTGGACAAATATGTTAAAGATGACTATTCCGTAATTTTTGGTGGGGAACAGGAAGACGCTGGTAAATCTTTCCGTGATTTAGGAACTTCTATGTTACTTGCAGTTGCCGTGATCTTTGGAATCTTTATTGTGTTTTTTAATTCCGTTGGAACCACTACGGTTATCATTGGATCTATTCCCTTTGGGATAGTCGGTGTGTTGTTTGCACTCATGACACATGGAATGCCACTTAGTTTTATGAGTACCCTGGCCATCGTTGCATTAAGTGGATCGATCGTTGCCAATACTCTCATTCTGATTACTTTTATTGAAGAACTTCGTTTGCAAGGGATGTCGATTGAAGATGCGATCATCAACGGCGGGGCCATCCGCCTTCGTCCGATTTTTCTAACAACGATTAGTACTGTGATAGGACTTGTACCAAGTGCTTACGGAATTCCTACATTAGATCCATTTGTACAACCACTGTCACTTGCTTTTGGATGGGGATTATTTTTTGCCACAGGTGTTACTTTGGTTTTTGTTCCTGTTTTATACCGAATCAAAGAAGATTTTAAACATATTTTTTCTAAGATATCTTTGGCTAGAATTCGAGGGGAACTTTAG
- a CDS encoding methyl-accepting chemotaxis protein → MKLKWEPDSLRTKLLLLTVLSVAISASLTGFLSYYVGRSTIISKLESFDILKILESKSASIDSILERAKETATLLVSDENTILWAKSGEPKGERSEIVFKSLSAYKQKLGYITYLGLINPLTKNYFNQKADKIDTLREEDPDDSWFFELVASGEEIVVNMDYTAEYKSYAIFVNGVTIQNGKPVLISSIGIDVSNASKQFTQVDQFSGESWLIDGNGQIKLAADISLLNKDIKTAFPEGITEKLKESTEDVFVFRGKNNLGNDCLYGVYKLHSVPWRVIYRVPVATMTKSLDSISFFTILSIVFSVVFVSFGMGYILTKVTNALREASILMNRISHNELTVEVPKNQLERKDEIGGMANSLEKMRKNLISIVKKIQSLSESLTVKSGHLSSLASDSSATMEEIASSVQELSASAENVSASAEEISSQSNSMIETLGLLGDEMEMVSKGAENIELKAGQLESFAGKSLSEARSLFETINAKIQNAVKDAEAIKEIRELASMISEIGEQTNLLSLNAAIEAARAGEHGRGFAVVATEVSNLAGKSQDTVKKIVELNKKLEKAMMEMVDSVKELLSMITEKVIPDYEEVAASGRQYRAQSEEINQLAKRTFTLSREISASITEVHQAILSVSDAMNQNALALGEINSGTNQISDASVQTADSSQELTQAAEDMKEIAYQFKL, encoded by the coding sequence ATGAAATTGAAATGGGAACCAGATTCACTCCGTACGAAACTATTGCTGCTTACCGTTCTTTCTGTTGCGATTTCTGCAAGTCTCACCGGTTTTTTAAGTTATTATGTTGGTAGAAGTACGATCATTTCCAAATTAGAAAGTTTTGATATATTAAAAATCTTAGAATCCAAATCGGCATCCATTGATTCCATCTTGGAACGCGCAAAAGAAACGGCCACTTTACTGGTCTCTGATGAAAATACCATTTTATGGGCAAAATCAGGTGAACCGAAAGGAGAAAGATCAGAGATTGTATTTAAAAGTTTATCTGCTTACAAACAAAAATTAGGTTATATTACTTATCTTGGCCTCATCAATCCCTTAACAAAAAATTATTTTAATCAAAAAGCGGATAAAATTGATACCTTACGAGAGGAAGATCCGGATGATTCTTGGTTTTTTGAATTGGTGGCTTCTGGCGAAGAAATTGTGGTTAATATGGATTATACGGCAGAATATAAGTCATATGCCATTTTTGTGAATGGGGTAACCATCCAAAATGGAAAACCAGTTTTGATTAGTTCCATTGGAATTGATGTGTCCAACGCTTCCAAACAATTTACTCAGGTGGATCAATTTAGCGGAGAGAGTTGGCTTATCGATGGAAATGGACAAATCAAACTCGCTGCAGATATCAGTTTATTAAATAAGGATATCAAAACTGCTTTTCCAGAAGGGATAACGGAAAAGTTAAAAGAATCAACGGAAGATGTATTTGTTTTTAGAGGAAAAAACAATTTGGGAAATGATTGTTTGTACGGAGTATATAAGTTACACTCTGTACCTTGGAGAGTGATTTACCGAGTTCCGGTGGCAACAATGACTAAGTCCTTAGATTCCATTTCCTTTTTTACAATCTTAAGTATTGTGTTTTCTGTTGTTTTTGTTTCTTTTGGAATGGGTTATATTTTAACAAAAGTAACCAATGCTCTGAGAGAGGCATCCATTCTGATGAATCGCATTTCGCATAACGAACTAACTGTGGAAGTCCCCAAAAACCAATTAGAAAGAAAGGATGAAATTGGAGGCATGGCAAACAGTTTGGAAAAGATGCGAAAAAATCTAATTTCCATTGTAAAAAAAATCCAATCTTTGTCGGAATCGTTAACTGTAAAAAGTGGGCATCTATCTTCCTTAGCTTCCGATTCTTCTGCAACAATGGAAGAAATTGCCTCTTCTGTACAAGAACTTTCAGCTAGTGCTGAAAATGTTTCCGCATCTGCAGAGGAAATTTCTTCTCAATCCAATTCTATGATTGAGACATTGGGTTTACTCGGTGATGAAATGGAAATGGTTTCCAAAGGTGCGGAAAACATAGAACTAAAAGCAGGTCAGTTGGAAAGTTTTGCAGGTAAATCACTTAGTGAGGCAAGAAGCCTATTTGAAACTATCAATGCCAAAATTCAAAATGCGGTGAAGGATGCCGAAGCAATCAAAGAAATCCGAGAACTCGCAAGTATGATATCTGAAATTGGGGAACAAACCAACTTACTTTCATTAAATGCTGCTATTGAGGCGGCGAGGGCAGGGGAACATGGTCGTGGTTTTGCGGTTGTTGCTACGGAGGTGTCTAACTTGGCTGGAAAATCACAAGATACAGTCAAAAAGATCGTGGAACTCAATAAAAAACTAGAAAAAGCCATGATGGAAATGGTGGATTCGGTAAAGGAACTTCTCAGCATGATTACAGAGAAAGTCATTCCTGATTACGAGGAGGTGGCAGCATCCGGTAGGCAATACCGAGCCCAATCGGAAGAAATCAACCAACTTGCGAAAAGAACTTTTACCCTCTCTCGAGAGATTAGTGCAAGCATTACGGAAGTCCACCAAGCCATCCTTTCCGTTTCTGATGCTATGAACCAAAATGCCTTAGCCTTGGGTGAAATCAACTCGGGAACCAACCAAATCAGTGACGCTTCTGTGCAAACAGCTGATAGTTCCCAGGAATTGACACAGGCTGCCGAAGATATGAAGGAAATTGCTTACCAGTTTAAATTGTAA
- a CDS encoding PAS domain S-box protein translates to MNPITFIAGKRELCELVLESGLHGFLVWDTSVGIVYPSPVACKSMGMTEEQSFPAECILTNSGIRLETALGSKGSIIGRICFDPSNSAGFPFRMYLKEFTESGKQFVLIVLDSSMEFSNTTNPHILQSTELSRDLFSSAFRSSSIGMKIENPHGEVIEVNPTFCQWLGYSAQELKTKSISDITHPEDLKVELSFLEKLNRGSIQSFQIKKRYVTKDGHFIWAVLSKSIIRDHSGNPIYYLSQILDISESLQAEMELQNLSRLLDQVAGLAKIGGWDLDLKTNKANWTNVTKRIHEVEDDYIPSVSGGISFYHSEDSQRKIANGVDLLLKEGKEYDLELEMVTAKGNQTWVRTIGRAEYENGKIVKIYGTIQDINERKKWEMALAAQTAILWSFVEHAPAAVAMLDQEMRYVALSQRWIEDYKIPFSKEEVIGKGHYEIFPNIGSEWKEIHSRGLRGEVLKRDEDVWRPPGWDKDQVLQWEIRPWKQLGGGIGGILMFTRDITEAYETKLELKYAKEFAEKAYSAKSEFLANMSHEIRTPLNGIIGYSDLLAETLENSSYNEYAQIVKQSAHALLNIVNDILDFSKAEAGKLQLAEESYDLKKIVMEAIKIMNIQAIIKGLDIHFHIDENIPTLLMFDSNRLRQVILNLLGNAIKFTESGLVECNVKRLDLADPKKVSLRISIKDTGIGIAKESQEKIFDSFTQEDFSTTRKFGGTGLGLTICKQLLTLMKSKLQLKSELNQGSEFYFDIQLRIPEFDPILNPSPSETKSQEEEMNLRSNTAQSSKILVVEDNPVNLGLMKNFIKRILPEVKILEAQNGEEAISVFQSESPTLILMDIQMPVMNGYDATKEIRKLETGKTLPIIAVTAGIIAGEKEKCLGIGMNDYISKPVQKENLKQILLKWL, encoded by the coding sequence ATGAATCCAATAACATTTATCGCAGGCAAACGAGAGTTATGTGAATTGGTATTGGAGTCTGGTTTACATGGATTTCTAGTATGGGATACCTCGGTCGGTATTGTCTACCCGAGTCCTGTTGCTTGTAAGTCAATGGGAATGACAGAAGAACAATCTTTTCCTGCAGAATGTATTCTTACAAATTCGGGGATCCGTCTGGAAACGGCACTTGGATCAAAAGGTTCTATCATCGGTCGCATTTGTTTTGATCCGAGTAATAGTGCCGGCTTCCCTTTCCGAATGTATCTCAAGGAATTTACGGAATCAGGAAAACAGTTTGTACTCATTGTTTTGGATTCCAGTATGGAGTTCTCAAACACAACAAACCCACACATCTTACAATCCACAGAACTTTCCCGGGACTTATTTTCCTCGGCGTTTCGAAGTTCTAGTATCGGAATGAAAATTGAAAATCCTCATGGCGAAGTGATTGAAGTGAATCCTACTTTTTGCCAGTGGCTTGGTTATTCTGCACAAGAACTAAAAACAAAATCCATCTCGGACATCACTCATCCAGAGGATTTGAAAGTTGAACTTTCTTTTTTGGAAAAATTAAATCGCGGGTCAATCCAGAGTTTTCAAATCAAAAAACGTTATGTAACAAAAGATGGACATTTCATTTGGGCAGTACTCAGTAAATCCATCATTCGAGACCATTCGGGAAACCCAATCTATTATCTCTCACAAATTTTAGATATTTCTGAATCCTTACAAGCGGAGATGGAATTACAAAATTTATCAAGGCTTCTGGACCAAGTGGCGGGTTTAGCAAAAATTGGTGGTTGGGATTTGGATTTAAAAACCAATAAAGCAAACTGGACCAATGTAACAAAAAGAATTCATGAAGTAGAAGATGATTATATCCCTAGTGTCAGTGGTGGAATTAGTTTTTATCATTCGGAAGATAGCCAAAGAAAGATTGCCAATGGTGTCGATTTACTTTTAAAAGAAGGTAAAGAATACGATTTAGAATTGGAAATGGTGACTGCCAAAGGAAATCAAACTTGGGTGCGGACGATTGGTCGGGCTGAATATGAAAACGGAAAAATTGTAAAAATTTACGGAACCATCCAAGATATCAATGAACGTAAAAAATGGGAAATGGCTCTTGCTGCGCAAACTGCCATTTTATGGTCGTTTGTGGAACATGCCCCTGCGGCTGTTGCTATGTTAGACCAAGAGATGCGTTATGTGGCACTTAGCCAACGTTGGATTGAGGATTATAAAATTCCTTTTTCTAAAGAAGAAGTCATAGGCAAAGGTCATTACGAAATTTTCCCTAATATTGGTTCGGAATGGAAAGAGATTCATTCTCGGGGTTTACGTGGAGAAGTTTTAAAAAGAGATGAAGACGTTTGGCGGCCACCCGGTTGGGATAAAGATCAAGTTTTACAATGGGAAATTCGTCCCTGGAAACAGTTAGGTGGTGGTATTGGCGGAATTCTTATGTTCACTCGTGACATTACAGAAGCCTATGAAACCAAATTAGAATTAAAATATGCCAAAGAATTTGCTGAAAAAGCATACAGTGCGAAGTCGGAATTTTTAGCCAATATGAGTCATGAGATCAGAACTCCGCTGAATGGAATTATTGGATACTCTGATTTACTGGCAGAGACATTAGAAAATTCTTCTTATAATGAATATGCACAAATTGTAAAACAATCAGCACATGCACTCCTTAACATTGTAAATGATATTTTGGACTTCTCCAAAGCGGAAGCAGGTAAACTACAACTCGCAGAAGAATCATACGATCTTAAAAAAATAGTTATGGAAGCCATCAAAATTATGAATATCCAAGCCATCATCAAAGGTTTGGATATTCATTTTCATATTGATGAAAATATTCCAACACTACTGATGTTTGATTCCAATCGTTTGCGCCAGGTGATTTTAAATTTGCTCGGAAATGCCATCAAGTTTACGGAGTCAGGTTTGGTGGAATGTAATGTCAAACGTTTGGATTTGGCAGATCCGAAGAAGGTAAGTTTACGAATTTCCATCAAAGATACGGGGATCGGCATTGCAAAAGAAAGCCAAGAAAAGATTTTTGATTCTTTTACTCAGGAAGATTTTTCCACCACACGAAAGTTTGGTGGAACTGGTCTTGGTCTAACCATTTGTAAACAACTTTTAACTCTTATGAAGTCCAAATTACAATTAAAAAGTGAGTTAAACCAAGGTAGCGAATTTTATTTTGATATCCAACTGAGAATTCCTGAATTTGATCCTATATTGAATCCTTCACCTTCAGAAACCAAATCCCAAGAAGAAGAAATGAATCTTCGGTCTAATACGGCACAATCATCTAAAATTTTAGTTGTAGAAGACAATCCTGTGAACCTCGGACTCATGAAAAATTTCATCAAACGAATTTTACCTGAGGTAAAAATTCTAGAAGCCCAAAATGGAGAAGAGGCCATTTCTGTTTTCCAATCGGAATCACCTACATTGATTCTTATGGACATCCAAATGCCTGTGATGAACGGATATGATGCTACAAAAGAAATTCGAAAACTTGAAACTGGAAAAACCTTACCAATCATCGCGGTGACAGCCGGGATCATTGCTGGGGAAAAAGAAAAATGTTTGGGGATTGGAATGAATGATTATATCAGCAAACCAGTCCAAAAAGAAAACTTAAAACAAATACTTTTAAAATGGTTATAA
- a CDS encoding Tll0287-like domain-containing protein → MKNHPLEFNYMLEWKTVVFRILFLLVLFSFGFGCQWKNPDYESIAITITNEAKTNLVQKLNSKIAEGGTKQAIPFCKLNAIGFTNGLGQKNGVTLRRITNKPRNQSNLLSANEEKIFLEIEKLKTPEGVFPNKSITSDDSVTVYIPIPVMGFCLQCHGNLNEIQKTTKQILDQEYPNDKAIGYKVGELRGLFSVQFPK, encoded by the coding sequence ATGAAAAACCATCCATTAGAATTTAACTATATGTTAGAGTGGAAAACTGTTGTTTTTAGAATCTTGTTTTTACTGGTTTTATTTAGTTTTGGATTTGGTTGCCAATGGAAAAACCCTGACTATGAAAGTATTGCCATTACAATTACGAATGAAGCCAAAACCAATTTGGTACAAAAACTAAATTCGAAAATTGCTGAGGGTGGAACAAAACAAGCAATTCCATTTTGTAAACTGAATGCCATTGGTTTTACGAATGGATTAGGTCAAAAAAATGGAGTCACTCTCCGCCGTATCACAAATAAACCTCGGAATCAATCGAATCTACTCTCTGCAAATGAGGAAAAAATTTTTTTAGAAATAGAAAAATTAAAAACACCGGAAGGTGTATTTCCAAACAAATCCATCACGTCGGATGATTCTGTGACAGTGTACATTCCCATCCCAGTGATGGGATTTTGTCTCCAATGCCATGGAAATCTAAATGAGATTCAAAAAACAACGAAACAAATTCTTGACCAAGAGTATCCAAATGACAAAGCCATTGGTTACAAAGTTGGGGAACTAAGAGGCCTATTTTCGGTGCAGTTTCCTAAATAA
- a CDS encoding sensor histidine kinase, which yields MKSKGLLILVSIRMVIGWIGLVASFLNLGKPPFWVACFVGLYFLSSSLLAKYKIKNKLVSDLGNSSIIGFLVLDFCIILSGFYLTILNHPTGLVATPIQNAIFFSIFFLYQLYIGFFLHRKFSAIMGMFVIVGYIGGIILATLNGAEFFTGYRLVPQTPNRIVLPLEILKVILLLGITICIVRLVSFLLDILENNNKSLVEELNKRETLLLKNDRLVTLGTLASNVAHEINNPLAGIKSMNEFLYEEELSFLTRKEPVWREKEKQLLWKHRTRKEKREDYDLILNFFSFLPKGDLHFLADRCIDIGVDHRSFEGLVKEDTKDWDFVYLWLKFKTMEKANLLVSNAISRTEKVISTFRQFSLPFFEQDKTRVFIGEGIRDILFLYNQYWEISRRLVTEIDDRIEVLVCEPAIKLVWSHLLFNAIQATSPNSGEIKVTVRLKNEKEVEVLIADNGLGISIPLQNQIFQPFFTTKEKGEGIGLGLYISKEIIKNQNGKIDFESQPGKTTFSVILPVAE from the coding sequence ATGAAGTCCAAAGGACTTTTGATTCTTGTATCCATTCGGATGGTGATCGGTTGGATTGGGCTTGTTGCTTCCTTTTTAAATCTGGGAAAACCTCCATTTTGGGTCGCTTGTTTTGTCGGACTTTATTTTTTATCTTCCTCTTTACTCGCTAAATATAAAATCAAAAACAAACTAGTTTCTGATTTAGGAAATTCTTCTATCATCGGTTTTTTAGTTTTAGATTTTTGCATAATCCTTTCTGGATTTTATTTAACCATCCTAAACCATCCAACTGGGTTAGTAGCCACTCCCATCCAAAATGCTATTTTTTTCTCCATTTTCTTTTTGTACCAACTCTACATTGGTTTTTTTCTGCATCGGAAATTTTCTGCCATTATGGGAATGTTTGTGATTGTGGGTTATATCGGTGGGATCATTCTCGCAACTTTGAACGGAGCTGAATTTTTTACCGGATACAGGCTTGTCCCGCAAACACCAAATCGAATTGTTTTACCCCTTGAGATCTTAAAAGTCATTTTGCTTTTAGGTATTACCATTTGTATTGTACGATTGGTATCTTTTTTATTAGATATATTAGAGAATAATAATAAATCCCTTGTGGAAGAATTAAACAAAAGAGAAACTTTGTTATTAAAAAATGATCGTTTAGTAACACTGGGAACCTTAGCTTCCAATGTAGCACATGAAATCAACAATCCACTTGCTGGGATTAAATCGATGAACGAATTTCTTTATGAAGAAGAGTTATCTTTTTTGACAAGAAAGGAACCGGTCTGGCGAGAAAAAGAAAAACAACTACTTTGGAAACACAGAACAAGAAAAGAAAAACGAGAAGATTATGATTTGATTTTGAATTTTTTTTCATTTTTGCCGAAAGGAGATCTTCATTTCTTAGCCGACCGCTGTATTGATATTGGAGTGGATCACCGAAGTTTTGAAGGACTGGTGAAAGAAGATACGAAAGATTGGGACTTTGTGTATTTGTGGCTCAAATTTAAAACGATGGAAAAAGCTAATTTATTAGTTTCTAATGCGATTAGTAGAACCGAAAAAGTAATTTCAACCTTTCGACAATTCTCATTACCATTTTTTGAACAAGATAAAACTAGAGTTTTTATCGGCGAGGGCATCCGAGATATTTTATTCCTTTATAATCAATATTGGGAAATCAGTCGTAGATTGGTTACGGAGATAGATGATCGTATCGAAGTACTAGTTTGTGAACCAGCGATCAAACTTGTATGGTCACATTTACTTTTTAACGCCATCCAAGCTACCTCTCCCAATTCAGGAGAAATCAAAGTCACTGTGCGTTTGAAAAACGAAAAGGAAGTCGAAGTATTAATTGCCGACAATGGTTTGGGAATTTCCATTCCTTTGCAAAACCAAATCTTCCAGCCATTTTTTACAACGAAAGAAAAGGGAGAGGGCATCGGTCTTGGGCTTTATATTTCAAAAGAAATCATCAAAAACCAAAATGGTAAAATTGATTTTGAATCTCAGCCTGGGAAAACAACTTTCTCTGTCATTTTACCGGTTGCAGAATGA
- the argC gene encoding N-acetyl-gamma-glutamyl-phosphate reductase: MKQTKLAIIGAGGLTGKELTKLLAHHPNFELVHVTSNQVDGKHIREVFPDLSHLPDLKFHKHDAPVPKEAGIVLATPNEVSLEKAPQFLKEGRKVIDLSGTFRLHNKEKFETAYQFVHSEFGMMDQVVFGLPELFREKLKNAHFVSNPGCYATSAILPIALLGNLRKEIQGPVIVDAKSGVSGAGGRTEEIKFAYTNVYENFRAYKILTHQHEPEMEEYGFVGTEEKEIHFTPHLLPIYRGILATIYVSFPKGINAELVKEKFQSAAEKEPFVRLYQTPEEIEIRKVQNTNFLDLGFRIKGNTLVIVSALDNLVKGAAGQALQNLNLMYGYPETEGLVTL; this comes from the coding sequence ATGAAACAAACAAAATTGGCAATCATAGGTGCTGGTGGCCTTACGGGAAAAGAACTGACAAAACTTCTCGCCCATCATCCAAATTTTGAACTCGTACATGTCACTTCCAACCAAGTGGATGGAAAACACATTCGAGAGGTATTCCCTGATCTCAGCCATTTACCTGATTTAAAGTTTCATAAACACGATGCCCCGGTTCCGAAAGAGGCAGGCATTGTCCTTGCCACTCCAAACGAAGTTTCTTTGGAGAAGGCACCGCAGTTCTTAAAGGAAGGCCGAAAGGTCATTGACCTTTCAGGAACTTTTCGACTCCACAACAAGGAGAAATTCGAAACTGCCTACCAGTTTGTGCATAGCGAATTTGGAATGATGGACCAAGTTGTATTCGGGCTTCCTGAACTTTTTAGAGAAAAATTAAAAAATGCTCATTTTGTATCAAATCCAGGTTGTTATGCGACCTCAGCCATCCTTCCCATTGCACTCCTTGGAAACCTTAGAAAAGAAATCCAAGGCCCGGTCATTGTGGATGCAAAGTCTGGTGTCAGCGGCGCTGGTGGTAGAACGGAAGAAATCAAATTTGCTTATACCAATGTATATGAAAATTTTCGAGCATATAAAATTCTTACACACCAACACGAACCAGAAATGGAAGAATACGGTTTTGTAGGAACAGAAGAAAAAGAAATCCACTTCACTCCACATTTACTTCCCATCTACCGAGGGATCTTAGCCACTATCTATGTTTCTTTCCCTAAAGGAATTAATGCAGAACTAGTAAAAGAAAAATTTCAATCTGCAGCAGAGAAGGAACCTTTTGTACGGTTGTATCAAACTCCAGAAGAAATTGAGATTCGAAAAGTTCAAAATACAAACTTTCTAGATCTCGGATTCCGAATCAAAGGGAATACTTTGGTGATTGTTTCAGCATTAGATAACCTTGTGAAAGGGGCGGCAGGACAAGCCTTACAAAATTTGAATTTGATGTATGGTTATCCTGAAACGGAAGGACTTGTTACCCTTTAA